From one Silene latifolia isolate original U9 population unplaced genomic scaffold, ASM4854445v1 scaffold_124, whole genome shotgun sequence genomic stretch:
- the LOC141637648 gene encoding uncharacterized protein LOC141637648 isoform X1 yields MVSHSLSCSYAPPRLLMAPSSLTQLLLRHISTNSLRHNRHHLHFLRRVSLFSSSASPPPDTPNSTSLSARLSFVFDKIDEIEKDRADKDDALHRIRAWRQSKKLHQPPPPTNPDDHADAGGESAEKSGLGFDGGGGDVVVEGEKREIEVVHPWPEWVALMERLVKQNYFDHRRFDEDKMVQGLGGIDDNVDDLKKFEEGVDFTRDWKTLHLAMINFGKDRFDIFRSLSRQDIQILVGYGCPSADKKVVFSSKLLRKHAHLDEGDVCSSCSLRNTCERAYLVTNKEDEARTIDLMRVLLTYGFDPINGSVENKSLLKQKSVKAVVRKLLREVVRLSAVPIDPNLPPPLIKKRPPKVKQPPPPPKRRVGRDDIEMKKGDWLCQKCNFMNFAKNSVCLQCDAKRPKRQLLPGEWECPQCDFLNYRRNMTCFNCEHKRPPDGYVDNEAQGMQNRQPARLERVPDRDQVSNAWNFDFDDDESDGADVAAFEYADPHAMNEDRNLDSPPDENFGKPRGDSRVSRTSRFQEKEQSRSAERTPNMGFNDFDDEDDDIDNYELDNQNKNEGQQTSAVNFSDVENEDYSGSESDDGLVRFNRKGSASYPKTSKPSRHKGALSDNTEDDNDLDYSSDEDLPVHPKWKSSHVADSGLRNRTSSARFKQKSFDSDNNDDDDGLVFGNDNHLDKGFAHKQGRGNTRDFSKGRFGGGEGEDRLNHRDNSYAHKQGRGNFRDSDKRGFRAGDGQHDGYMSRENRGNNRDSDDGGFRRGGEPSNRNRGQGGFRGRQEVRFVNTNDFGGPSRRGNNRDSDDDGFGRGGEPNNTNRGRGGFRGRQGMRSVDSNDFGGPSRRGNNRDSDDDGFGRGGEPNNRNRGRGGFRGRQGVRSVDSNDFGGPSRGSARSQRGSFDNGHGRGSGRNQKPNRPEQRGGDRGRMSFVQTDNWSDRDDERPSRQRR; encoded by the exons ATGGTCAGTCACTCACTCAGTTGCTCATACGCCCCTCCTCGCCTGTTAATGGCGCCTTCCTCGTTGACTCAACTCCTCCTCCGCCACATCTCCACCAACTCTCTCCGCCACAATCGCCACCACCTCCACTTCCTCCGCCGCGTCTCTCTATTCTCCTCCTCCGCATCTCCGCCGCCGGACACTCCTAATAGTACCTCACTTTCCGCTCGCCTCAGCTTCGTCTTCGACAAAATTGACGAAATTGAAAAAGACCGCGCTGATAAAGATGACGCCCTTCACCGCATCCGCGCTTGGCGCCAGTCTAAGAAACTCCACCAACCTCCGCCGCCGACGAATCCCGATGATCACGCCGACGCCGGTGGTGAAAGTGCCGAGAAATCAGGGTTAGGgtttgatggtggtggtggtgatgtggtgGTGGAAGGGGAGAAGAGGGAGATTGAGGTTGTTCATCCTTGGCCGGAATGGGTAGCGTTGATGGAGAGATTGGTGAAGCAGAATTATTTCGATCATCGGAGGTTTGATGAGGATAAGATGGTTCAAGGTTTGGGGGGGATTGATGATAATGTTGATGATTTGAAGAAATTTGAGGAGGGGGTTGATTTTACCAGGGATTGGAAGACTCTTCATTTGGCTATGATTAATTTTGGCAAGGATCGTTTCGATATTTTCCG GTCATTGTCGAGACAAGATATTCAAATACTTGTGGGGTATGGATGTCCTAGCGCAGATAAAAAGGTGGTTTTTTCTTCAAAACTGTTGAGGAAGCATGCTCATCTCGATGAAGGAGAT GTATGTAGTTCCTGCAGTTTAAGAAACACCTGTGAAAGAGCTTATTTGGTGACAAATAAGGAGGATGAGGCAAGGACAATTGATTTGATGCGTgttttgttgacttatggcttcGATCCCATAAATGGATCAGTTGAAAACAAGTCGTTGCTGAAGCAAAAATCTGTAAAAGCTGTTGTTCGTAAGTTACTTCGTGAGGTAGTTAGGTTAAGTGCAGTACCGATAGATCCAAATCTTCCACCTCCTTTGATCAAAAAGCGTCCGCCAAAAGTAAagcagccaccaccaccacccaagaGACGAGTTGGGCGTGATGACATAGAGATGAAAAAGGGCGACTGGTTATGTCAAAA ATGCAACTTCATGAACTTTGCAAAGAACTCTGTTTGCCTGCAATGTGATGCGAAGCGTCCCAAGAGACAGCTACTTCCAGGAGAATGGGAATGCCCACA GTGTGACTTTCTAAACTACCGAAGAAATATGACTTGCTTCAATTGTGAGCATAAGCGACCGCCAGATGGATATGTTGATAATGAGGCACAAGGAATGCAAAACAGACAACCTGCAAGATTGGAGAGGGTTCCTGACAGGGATCAAGTTTCCAACGCCTGGAACTTtgactttgatgatgatgagTCAGATGGAGCAGATGTTGCCGCTTTTGAATATGCAGATCCTCATGCAATGAACGAAGACCGTAATTTGGATAGTCCCCCGGATGAAAACTTTGGTAAACCCCGTGGTGACAGTAGGGTTAGCAGAACATCAAGGTTTCAGGAGAAAGAACAGTCTAGATCTGCAGAAAGGACACCCAATATGGGCTTTAATGattttgatgatgaagatgatgacatTGACAACTATGAGCTAGATAATCAAAACAAAAATGAGGGACAGCAAACTTCTGCAGTCAACTTTTCTGATGTTGAAAATGAAGACTATTCGGGTTCTGAAAGTGATGATGGTTTAGTCAGATTTAACAGGAAAGGGTCAGCTTCGTATCCCAAGACATCAAAGCCTTCGCGTCACAAAGGAGCTTTATCTGATAATACAGAAGATGATAATGATCTGGATTACAGTTCAGATGAGGATCTTCCAGTTCACCCCAAGTGGAAATCTAGTCATGTTGCCGATTCTGGTCTTAGGAATAGAACTTCAAGTGCTCGATTCAAACAAAAGAGTTTTGACTctgataataatgatgatgatgatgggctTGTCTTTGGTAATGATAATCATCTTGATAAGGGTTTCGCCCATAAACAAGGTAGAGGAAATACTCGGGATTTCAGTAAGGGACGATTTGGGGGAGGGGAGGGAGAAGATAGGCTGAACCATCGTGACAATAGTTATGCACATAAACAAGGTAGGGGGAATTTCCGAGATTCTGACAAGAGGGGTTTTAGGGCAGGGGATGGTCAACATGATGGTTACATGTCTAGGGAAAATAGGGGAAATAACCGGGATTCCGATGACGGTGGATTTAGACGAGGTGGTGAGCCAAGCAATAGAAACAGAGGACAAGGCGGATTTAGGGGTCGACAAGAAGTGAGATTTGTAAACACAAATGACTTTGGTGGACCTTCACGTAGGGGAAATAATCGGGATTCCGATGACGATGGATTTGGACGAGGTGGTGAGCCAAACAATACAAACAGAGGACGAGGCGGATTTAGGGGTCGACAAGGAATGCGATCTGTAGACTCAAATGACTTTGGTGGACCTTCACGTAGGGGAAATAATCGGGATTCCGATGACGATGGATTTGGACGAGGTGGTGAGCCAAACAATAGAAACAGAGGACGAGGCGGATTTAGGGGTCGACAAGGAGTGCGATCTGTAGACTCAAATGACTTTGGTGGACCTTCACGTGGCTCTGCTCGTAGCCAGA
- the LOC141637648 gene encoding uncharacterized protein LOC141637648 isoform X2 — protein sequence MFSWMHVVWLKRVDFRSLSRQDIQILVGYGCPSADKKVVFSSKLLRKHAHLDEGDVCSSCSLRNTCERAYLVTNKEDEARTIDLMRVLLTYGFDPINGSVENKSLLKQKSVKAVVRKLLREVVRLSAVPIDPNLPPPLIKKRPPKVKQPPPPPKRRVGRDDIEMKKGDWLCQKCNFMNFAKNSVCLQCDAKRPKRQLLPGEWECPQCDFLNYRRNMTCFNCEHKRPPDGYVDNEAQGMQNRQPARLERVPDRDQVSNAWNFDFDDDESDGADVAAFEYADPHAMNEDRNLDSPPDENFGKPRGDSRVSRTSRFQEKEQSRSAERTPNMGFNDFDDEDDDIDNYELDNQNKNEGQQTSAVNFSDVENEDYSGSESDDGLVRFNRKGSASYPKTSKPSRHKGALSDNTEDDNDLDYSSDEDLPVHPKWKSSHVADSGLRNRTSSARFKQKSFDSDNNDDDDGLVFGNDNHLDKGFAHKQGRGNTRDFSKGRFGGGEGEDRLNHRDNSYAHKQGRGNFRDSDKRGFRAGDGQHDGYMSRENRGNNRDSDDGGFRRGGEPSNRNRGQGGFRGRQEVRFVNTNDFGGPSRRGNNRDSDDDGFGRGGEPNNTNRGRGGFRGRQGMRSVDSNDFGGPSRRGNNRDSDDDGFGRGGEPNNRNRGRGGFRGRQGVRSVDSNDFGGPSRGSARSQRGSFDNGHGRGSGRNQKPNRPEQRGGDRGRMSFVQTDNWSDRDDERPSRQRR from the exons ATGTTTTCTTGGATGCATGTTGTTTGGCTGAAACGAGTTGATTTCAGGTCATTGTCGAGACAAGATATTCAAATACTTGTGGGGTATGGATGTCCTAGCGCAGATAAAAAGGTGGTTTTTTCTTCAAAACTGTTGAGGAAGCATGCTCATCTCGATGAAGGAGAT GTATGTAGTTCCTGCAGTTTAAGAAACACCTGTGAAAGAGCTTATTTGGTGACAAATAAGGAGGATGAGGCAAGGACAATTGATTTGATGCGTgttttgttgacttatggcttcGATCCCATAAATGGATCAGTTGAAAACAAGTCGTTGCTGAAGCAAAAATCTGTAAAAGCTGTTGTTCGTAAGTTACTTCGTGAGGTAGTTAGGTTAAGTGCAGTACCGATAGATCCAAATCTTCCACCTCCTTTGATCAAAAAGCGTCCGCCAAAAGTAAagcagccaccaccaccacccaagaGACGAGTTGGGCGTGATGACATAGAGATGAAAAAGGGCGACTGGTTATGTCAAAA ATGCAACTTCATGAACTTTGCAAAGAACTCTGTTTGCCTGCAATGTGATGCGAAGCGTCCCAAGAGACAGCTACTTCCAGGAGAATGGGAATGCCCACA GTGTGACTTTCTAAACTACCGAAGAAATATGACTTGCTTCAATTGTGAGCATAAGCGACCGCCAGATGGATATGTTGATAATGAGGCACAAGGAATGCAAAACAGACAACCTGCAAGATTGGAGAGGGTTCCTGACAGGGATCAAGTTTCCAACGCCTGGAACTTtgactttgatgatgatgagTCAGATGGAGCAGATGTTGCCGCTTTTGAATATGCAGATCCTCATGCAATGAACGAAGACCGTAATTTGGATAGTCCCCCGGATGAAAACTTTGGTAAACCCCGTGGTGACAGTAGGGTTAGCAGAACATCAAGGTTTCAGGAGAAAGAACAGTCTAGATCTGCAGAAAGGACACCCAATATGGGCTTTAATGattttgatgatgaagatgatgacatTGACAACTATGAGCTAGATAATCAAAACAAAAATGAGGGACAGCAAACTTCTGCAGTCAACTTTTCTGATGTTGAAAATGAAGACTATTCGGGTTCTGAAAGTGATGATGGTTTAGTCAGATTTAACAGGAAAGGGTCAGCTTCGTATCCCAAGACATCAAAGCCTTCGCGTCACAAAGGAGCTTTATCTGATAATACAGAAGATGATAATGATCTGGATTACAGTTCAGATGAGGATCTTCCAGTTCACCCCAAGTGGAAATCTAGTCATGTTGCCGATTCTGGTCTTAGGAATAGAACTTCAAGTGCTCGATTCAAACAAAAGAGTTTTGACTctgataataatgatgatgatgatgggctTGTCTTTGGTAATGATAATCATCTTGATAAGGGTTTCGCCCATAAACAAGGTAGAGGAAATACTCGGGATTTCAGTAAGGGACGATTTGGGGGAGGGGAGGGAGAAGATAGGCTGAACCATCGTGACAATAGTTATGCACATAAACAAGGTAGGGGGAATTTCCGAGATTCTGACAAGAGGGGTTTTAGGGCAGGGGATGGTCAACATGATGGTTACATGTCTAGGGAAAATAGGGGAAATAACCGGGATTCCGATGACGGTGGATTTAGACGAGGTGGTGAGCCAAGCAATAGAAACAGAGGACAAGGCGGATTTAGGGGTCGACAAGAAGTGAGATTTGTAAACACAAATGACTTTGGTGGACCTTCACGTAGGGGAAATAATCGGGATTCCGATGACGATGGATTTGGACGAGGTGGTGAGCCAAACAATACAAACAGAGGACGAGGCGGATTTAGGGGTCGACAAGGAATGCGATCTGTAGACTCAAATGACTTTGGTGGACCTTCACGTAGGGGAAATAATCGGGATTCCGATGACGATGGATTTGGACGAGGTGGTGAGCCAAACAATAGAAACAGAGGACGAGGCGGATTTAGGGGTCGACAAGGAGTGCGATCTGTAGACTCAAATGACTTTGGTGGACCTTCACGTGGCTCTGCTCGTAGCCAGA